The Ostrea edulis chromosome 1, xbOstEdul1.1, whole genome shotgun sequence genomic sequence CAGAAAAAAACGAGGATTTCTTTTGCTAAGTCAAACAGAGTTACCCCTCCCCCTGCTTTGCCATCCCCAAGTTATCAATTAAAATTAGCAGTTTTGAATCCGCTACTGCTTCTCAAAGCAGTAGcggattcaaaacagctaattttaattagattgctaaGTTATGTACCGTAAaattccactttaaagatgatccctttaaaatgtttttaaaaactatggaaGGGGAGAAATcggttttagtgtgctaaaacaattcttcctcgttttatattgtatgttattaatggattattcatctatatttgattatttctcATTACTGCTATTTATATATTGCACTCTTTCTTTTTTGATCTCTACAGGAAGGAGAAATTATCATACTGATATCCCACAACCAGACTTCTCCAAGTACAGGTCAATGACCTCACAAAAATCCAATGTCCCCAGGGAGACCAATGACAGCACACGAAAGGTCTTCTCCTATACTCTTGTGGGAGGTAAgacaattatgatttaaatattAACCTTCCTTTTATCTATTAAGGTACTTGTGTATTCAACATTACATGGTACATTTCCTATTATATTTATATCCATCCATAGATACCAGTGTTTACTTGAGAGTGAGGGATAATCAGGATCTGGgctagaaataattatttttactttatagctaatagtaggtcaaacagatttccagactttttttgttACAAAtgcagatattgccctgaaatggTCACAAGcctcctctcggaggaatacaagttcagtttgcatttcatctGGATTGGTGCACCGACTTACTTAAGGGTAAAAGTATAGGTCAAAccgttttccagattttttttttcattgtggatacaggtattgccctgaaatttagtcacaaccttcctctcagagacatacataatcagtttacatttcaactggattggtgcactgtgacctactttaggactaAAAGTGGGTCAAAAAAGTTTCCTgaactttttctcatcatggatacagatattgcaacCTCCCTCTTAGAGagatacataatcagttcacatgtcagatagaTAGGTGCACCATGACTTAcattaaggcttttctattcagaatatgtttgatatcaattcagagtgcataatgtgcttacaggttgaatttcactgtccgtcAGGCTGTTTGTGGTACTCTGGTTTGTCATTTGTGAAAATGTCACTGGATTACGAGAGCTTGGTCTAAGAAACTTGTAGCTGAAGACCTGCGTTCTTAGATATACTAAATGGAAACTCCTCCTGTGGCTGGCACTTTTGTGTGAAGTCAGAGGAAACATCCAAGGATTATCAATTGTATAACCAACTTCAGACAACTCATTCTTAGAAACATTCAAGaatttattatgccccccttcaaagaagaggggcatattgctttgcacctgtcggtatgtcagtcggtagaccacatgttgtccgctcaatatcttgagaaccattcacttgatggtaatgatatttcatatgtgggttggttatgagtagaagaggacccctattgtttttcaggtccaataGTCAAGGTCAATcgactctggacataggaagacattgtccactcaatatcttgagaaccctctgcttgacagacatcaaacttggtacactagtacatccaaaggagtaaatgacccctattgattttgaggtcacatggtcaaaggtcaagggtcaaactggacataggaatatgctgaccactcaatatcttgagaaccctttgcttgatagacatcaaacttggtacactggtatatgtTCATGAGAAGacaacccctattgattttgaggtcacatggtcaaaggttaagggtcaaattggacataaggatatactgtccgctcaatatcttgagaaccctttgcttgacagacatcaaacttgatacactggtagatctttagaagaagatgacccctattgattttgaggtgacatggtcaaaggtcaaggttcaaactggacataggaatatacagtCGTAACTAATCAACTAGTTctgtaaccgcaaatgaaccttgTATGTGGATTGACACCATCAGAGTCTGTTTCCATGTGTACAAAACTGTAACTATGATGTCACAGTCATGCATTACAATATGAAACACGAGCTTGCAAATGCATCTAAGCtatcatacatatctaaggtattctattactatcattTTCCACTTATATGTTTACATATTAGAGTGagtaagacgttaatgataccaaaattgCATCTGcagtgaaaatataaataacacattatacagcAATATTGGCATTTTAACCTCATCCACAAGTGTGCTTCCGGCAAAGAAATGCCatgatttgatgcaattcttgtgCCATTCCACGTCTGAGTCTTATTCTTACCAGTTACAGAAAAGGACGAGCGTGTGATCTGATtgaggaatatactgtctgctcaatatcttgagaaccatttgcttgacagacatcagacttggtacactggtacatctttaggagaagatgatccctattgattttgaggtcacatggtcaagggtcaaactggacataggaatatactgtccattccatattttgagaaccctttgcttaacgaacatcaaacttggtatactggtacatgttcatgagaagatgacccccattgattttgaggtcacatggtcaaaggtctagggttaaactggacatagtaatatattgtctcctatattttaagaattatttgcttgattgacaccaaacttggtacactggtataacatatataaggagtagatgacccctattgatttttaggtcacatggtcaatccacttttgacataggaagatattgtctgctcaatattttgaattggtgatactactatcaattaaatgatgtgtgtgtataaccctttttagctcttctgagccaaaggctcaaagagctaatgctatggccatttgtgcggtgtgcgtaaactttttagaaaaagggctataactcaagaaccccttggccaattgttttcaaatttgttacagggtatcattggcccaagggctttcatacatactaaatagagggatgtgaccctttaacaaggggagataatcaggaaaatacaaacaaaagtagtggttgctaaaaaatcttcttctcaagaaccacagagcagattatcaccaaacttacacataaggatgaggatatgttgtagattaaaaattgttcaaggcattaccctggggcaaagggcgtggtctcaaggtcacttcaaagttgacctaaatttataaattttttaaattccttaaatcttagatattttagtcattataaggactaggatcatcaaattttgacaattGATGCATcataggaccttgtgtcaagttgtttcaaaagtaggtcacggtgacctactttttgaattttgcaggtatttattttaaaattaattttgatgcatatcttggacactttgaagcctatgatcatcaaaacttgtcagttggtggatcatgggaccttgaaatgcgtcaactgaaaaataggtcaccgtgacctactttctgaattttatggcttatcatttatagatatattttaagttgttatttcaaataccgagaggtttagaatcatcaaatcttgtaagttgatgcatcttgaggccttgaaacatatttataaaaaaagtaggtcacagtgacctactttttgaattttgcagatattcaaatttcacattttcaattttagatgcatattttgggcactgtaaaacctaagatcatcaaactttatcagttgatgcgtcttcagtcttcggtttgtgtcgaccaaaaagtaggtcaccgtgacctacttttggtatttgacagctaaattactatatttcagacactatttgacctacaatcatcaaactttgtcagttgatgcatcttgagtcttcggagtgtatcgaccaaaaagtaggtcactgtgacctacttttggcatttgacagttatatttatatatttcagtcactaattgacctacaatcatcaaactttgacagttgatgcatcttgagtctacggagtgtgtcgaccaaaaagtaggtcaccttgacctacttttggaatttgacggctatatttatatatttcagatactatttgatcTACAGTCATCaagctttgtcagttgatgggtcttgcatgttcgaagggtttcgaccaaaaagtaggtcaccttgacctacttttggaattggacacctatatttatatatttcagatactatttgacctacagtcatcaaactttgtcagttgatgggtcttgcatgttcggagttcgctgaccaaaaagtaggtcaccatgacctacgattggaatttgacagctatatttcaatattcagatactaattggcctaaaatcatcaaactttgtcagttgatatttcttgggttctcaaaatgtgtaaaccaaatagtaggtcacattgacctacttttttgaattcttaggatttaactaaagatttagaatactaagaggctaagaatagaaatggtggggttgtacaatttatcagaagagcgattctaggcctttgggcctcttgttttcaattttgcaacaggggggggggggataggcatatatgttttacaaacatctcttgtttacaTTGTGTTACCTCATAGTACAGCTTATCAAAGGTCAGATCAAGAAACAATTTTGCATGCGATAAAAATCTGGACACACACATATCTAATATTTACTTGCCCAGTTGTTGAGGAATTTTGGTAAGTATTAACTAGGCCCAAGGGCACATGTTCTTTACAAGCACTAGCCCAAATCCATGATTTACTGGCCCTGGACCATCAATTATTTTGAGCACTGAGGATTGCAGGAATCCCATCTTACAATTataagtgccccccccccccctccctaaaaATTGTTTCCTTGTGGCCTAATAAAGGCAAAGTTCACATAATGATGAATACtaaattcatttttcaaaattgcttcAATTTAAAATCACAATGATTAGACTGTATGTGATAAAGCCCAAGGGTGGAACAGTGATATGTTTCTGTATTTGTAGGAGTGACGGCTGCCACGGTGTACATGGGCAAGGAGATCGTACAGGATTTGGCTGGTTACTTGGACATTAACGATGCGGCCAGGGCCATGGCCATCACAGAGATCAAGATGTCGGACATCCCTGTGGGTACAAGCATTTTGACTACCTGGAAGGGTATGCCGTTGTTTGTCCGCCACCGAACAGAGGAGGAGGTGAAGACCGAGCAAGCTGTGGACCTTCTGTCCCTGCGTGACCCTCAGCACGATTCCGATCGATCTTTCAGACCTGACTGGATGCTATTGATTGGAGTCTGCACACACTTAGGTAGCCACTACTTCTCATCAATAGCAACTgattttgaatgattttggtgAAATGGAAACTCAAGAGTTTGTTAATCCTCCATAAAGGTCTACTAGAGATTTGTTTTGATTAGCTTTGTGTAAAAGTTCACTAAAGATTTGTTTTAGTTGAAACACTACAGATTTTATAGTTCTAAAAGGATCAAAAACTAAGCACTACACATTTTATAGTTCTAAAAGGATCAAAAACTTAGCACTACACATTTTATAGTTCTAAAAGGATCAAAAACTAAGCACTACACATTTTATAGTTCTAAAAGGATCAAAAACTAAGCACTACAGATTTATAGTTCTAAAAGGATCAAAAGCTAAGCATTACAGATTTATAGTTCTAAAAGAATCAAAAACTAACCACTACAGATTTATAGTTCTAAAAGGATCAAAAACTAAGCACTACAGATTTTATAGTTCTAAAAGGATCAAAAACTAAgcattacagattttatagttCTAAAAGGATCAAAAACTAAGCACTGCACATTTTATAGTTCTAAAATGATCAAAAACTAAGCATTACAGATTTATAGTTCTACAGATTTATAgtagaaacgatgtcacatcaacaatcaaaggcatctatggcggaaatgttggaaagattgggagtccaaacgatgctattatcatgaaatgggtatggatatgatTTTCCACGAATcattcgtcttctaatggagcctgCGCCCataggcctctatatcaccatcacaccgactgataaatataacgcatcggtacccttgtataaatcaactaaggtttgcctatttttattagaaaacggaatacctattggtttcaaaatattcccaaaatcgatgcactgtaaactgtaataatctacagaacagagttcgccgccatcacgtccaaagggaccctactaaacgcgcctctaatttgaagagtgccgtaatggaaagttatgcgctgcaaagagcgacaacttgaatagttctatgttacttccgatttccgatttcgaaagcagcatttcgaaagcacgttttcaattttccctctgacgttttgtaaccaacacgacaagagcgacaataaaaatattctgaaaactcaacacccacgtggcacaaaataaaacaatagaaactacccactacccataataaatattttttaacagtccaaccacggaccaattaaaatatgaaaaaatacgaccacccacacaaaaaaatatcgtttgccgcccgaccctcccatttgatcatttctggaacagcccttacaGCATTTTATCATATACCCATCAAAGTTTCGTTTTTTGATACTgaatttcacagcgtgtgatctggttttccggatcaccacactgtggttttctgattccatatcagtatcctctgaaactgatgacgtcacaatgacgtcacaatgcatcaacgcaacgttatttgcgGAAAATATTGACCGTGTCACCAACGAAACGGCGTACACCAAACATAATTTCatagtatgtctgtgtttttgataatttggattacactTATTATCTTACACTGTATAAAGGGGActtaaaatgcataagggggtatataataaatttatcattactacaggaacttgatccgaagagttggatcaggtctcgttgacaggcgtggatcatcagatcaaacttgaCGCTTCGCGTCttgtgtgatctgatgatccgcgcctgtcaattcgacgtgatccgactcttcggatcaagttactgtagtaataatatatatatatatattgaatgtaAGTCTGAATGATACGCAATCATGTCGTTAGTATGATATCATGATCTAGTTAAAGTCATATTTGTCATTAATCTGGAATGATTTTGAGTGTAGCTTAAGTTTGAATATTACTTATTCTAGTAATTTTCATTTGTGACTTTTACACAATGAACTATGTTTAGGTAGAGTAGGTTTGTGATTTTAATCTTGGAAATGTTATTATTGTACTACCACTAGAAAATAAAGAACAGAAAACTAGGAAATCCCAAGTTATTAAAGTGATGAAAATTGTAACACATCATATCATGTTTTAATGCATATTGTGAGGCAACCCAAAACACTCAGACCTACTACACAGAGTTTGATAATAATGGTTTATAAATACCATTCATATCAATTTAAGGGCAGGGAACTAGCTTACATTCTTAATTGTGGAGTATGCATGCATTGCTGGAAATGTGCCAAAATATATGCTACCAGGAATATAATTTACATAAAGTTCAATGAAGATGAGACTTTATTTTGGTTCTGATTACATGATGTGAATTTATGGTGACATTCTCCAGTGTAGAATGAAATGAATTAGGGTTGTGTCATTCTTAAAGGGattggttcacgtttttcgaaagaaatgtttttcaattttaatgttaaaaattaacaatatagcttattataccccccctctccccccccccgcaacatgttggggggggggggggtatactggaatcaggttgtccatctgtagatgcaatggtttccgggctctaaagcattatcctttccacctaccatcaccatatcatttatatggactacccatgggatgaaaatgttccctatcaattttggggtccaaaggtcaagcacactggacattgaagtagcaatatggtttccgggctctaaagcgttatcctttccacctacagtcaccatatcatacatatggactacccataggatgaagatgttccctatcgatttttgggtcaaaaggtcaaaggtcacgcgcactggacatcgaagtagcaatatggtttggtttgtcatgccatttgttttttacactcagaaaagaggtagtttatacctattaccaacaccctttaggagattggggtaaacagggggtattcttagtgagcattgttcacagtacctcttgttatcatttaatgtgaaaaataaaatttgcaggaaaatcgtgaatcagtccctttaaggttTGTCATTGATTTGAAGGAAGGTCAGATATAGGACGATGCTGATGTTATGTTTCTACATTTATCAACTGATAATTGATCGTTGATCTGAGAACACCATAAGAAACTACAAAATTGTATAAGTCATGATTATATGCAATCATTAAGAGTTATAGTTCTTTGTCAAATAGAGACTACTTATTTATCTTTAGATGGTTCTGGATAATCTAAGCTTCTCCAGAACTTCTGGGGaaacttttttatgttttttaaagagTAGAGTCTCAACACTCTCTAAAAAACAGGATTACAGATTTCTCTCTGAAATTCTTTTTTCACACCAATGAAAATTTGTACCTTGATCACATTGAATAAAGGAGGCAACAGTCTTACTTCCATCACTCAGAACCCAGTAACTCAGAGAGCTCAACTGATTTAATGTGATGTCTCTTCTGTGATAACATGCTTTCTCATGAGCTTGAAAGAAATTACATCATTTGTTTCCTGTGTAGTTCTTTACATCATTTGTTTTCTGTGTGTTTAAGTCATTTGTTTTCTGTGTAATTCTTTACATCATTTGTTTTCTGTGTAATTATTTACATCATTTGTTTCCTGTGTAACTGTTTACagcatatttacatgtacctttgttatcaagagaggaaaaaccctattaattttggggaCTAAGGGTCAATGTCACTACGGGACTTCATAGGAAAGCTTGTAGACACCCTACAGATCACATTTtttgtttgattgattttatacttCACAGAGAGCATTCTTATCAAAAGAAGGAGAACCTTAATGGTTTTAGGATCCAGAGGTCTAGGTTACTACAGGACTTCTTAAAAAAAGGCTTTTATTGTTTCCTGTGTAACTAATTACACATTCATTTCCTGTGCAACTAATTATAGTATTTCTTTCTTCTGTAACTAATCTAAATTATagcatttctttattttcaggATGTATCCCTCTGCAGGACCAGGGTAGTTTTCCTGGTGGGATGTATTGCCCCTGTCATGGTTCTCACTATGATGCCTCAGGCCGAATCCGAAAGGGACCTGCACCCCTAAATCTTACTGTGGCCCCTCACAAAATTAAAGGAGAATACATCATTGTAGAGTAAAGCAGAATTTAGGAAGAGATTTAATATGTGTGTTTATGAACATGAACAGTTTATGGTGGTAATTGTACAAAACATCAAGAGCGAATGAATACAACAGCTTCAAGAAAA encodes the following:
- the LOC125677300 gene encoding cytochrome b-c1 complex subunit Rieske, mitochondrial-like; translation: MSMFPNTVRAPLGSAVSRLSHTVTKSNTNPIAKLPKTASISLLRKTSPELQSFNARIAAVSCLGRRNYHTDIPQPDFSKYRSMTSQKSNVPRETNDSTRKVFSYTLVGGVTAATVYMGKEIVQDLAGYLDINDAARAMAITEIKMSDIPVGTSILTTWKGMPLFVRHRTEEEVKTEQAVDLLSLRDPQHDSDRSFRPDWMLLIGVCTHLGCIPLQDQGSFPGGMYCPCHGSHYDASGRIRKGPAPLNLTVAPHKIKGEYIIVE